In Apteryx mantelli isolate bAptMan1 chromosome 16, bAptMan1.hap1, whole genome shotgun sequence, a single genomic region encodes these proteins:
- the FBXL18 gene encoding F-box/LRR-repeat protein 18 isoform X2, which yields MEARGGRGGRGGVASRGSRVMAAPEEPCGSRAGGEPGREAAGLSGARGRRRARGAAAMFRCGEEIVSGESEEESSGVNLMEFSDEILLHILSYVPCTDLVLNVRRTCRKLATLCLDKSLTHTVLLQKDYKVNKDKVKQLMRDIGKEIYQLNMAGCYWLPSSSIDHITRCKNLVKLNLSGCHLTSLHLSKTLSMLQHLRSLAIDVNPGFDAGQLSSECKATLSRVLELKQTLYTPSYGVVPCCTSLEKLLLYFEILDRSREGFMLSGQLMVGESNVPHYQNLRVFYARLAPGYVNQEVVRLYLAVLSDRTPENLHAFLISAPGSFAETGATKNLLDSMARNVRLDALQLPKAWINGSGLLQHLKFNNPFYFSFSRCTLSGGQLIQRVMNGGKDLKSLTSLNLSGCIHCLAPESLFRKAEDDIDSSILESLVVSCCNLRHLNLSAAHHHSSKNIGNHLCQLLARLKHLLSLALPVCSISDVAANMEKPPMQSNVTPQTLGKKVWIGIQTYSNQKPQSSVFWALMGSLPFLENLEIIGSSFSSAMPRNEPAIRNSLPPCVRAQSVGDSEVAAIGQLTYLQSLTLAQLPNILTGSGLVSIGLQCQHLRTLSLANLGMMGNVVYMSALMDMLKHCKCLRDLRLEQPYFSAGAQFFQALSHCSSLQRLCIVSRSGTLQSDAVMSFMANCLEVIMCHMFMGESLTVCKNLQQSIVRRSEVFRCCSVHLGACGHGFSCALQTERLGV from the exons AtggaggcgcggggcggccgaggAGGACGCGGAGGAGTGGCGAGCCGCGGAAGCCGGGTCATGGCAGCGCCGGAAGAGCCGTGCGGCAGCCgggccggcggggagccgggccgggaggcGGCTGGTTTGAGcggcgcccgggggcggcggcgggcccgcgGTGCCGCCGCCATGTTCCGCTGTGGAGAG gagatCGTAAGTGGGGAGAGTGAGGAAGAAAGTAGTGGTGTCAACTTGATGGAGTTTTCTGATGAGATCCTTTTGCACATCCTAAGCTACGTCCCTTGCACAGACCTTGTCCTGAATGTCAGGAGAACCTGCAGAAAACTTGCAACGCTCTGCCTTGACAAGAGTCTAACCCATACAGTTTTGCTTCAGAAAGACTACAAG GTAAACAAAGACAAAGTGAAGCAGCTGATGAGGGATATCGGAAAAGAGATTTACCAGCTGAACATGGCTGGGTGCTACTGGCTGCCCAGCTCCTCTATTGATCATATAACACGATGCAAGAACCTGGTAAAACTGAACTTGTCTGGGTGCCACCTCACCTCTCTCCACCTCTCAAAGACACTGTCCATGCTCCAGCACCTGCGCTCCCTGGCAATAGACGTCAATCCGGGTTTCGATGCTGGTCAACTAAGCAGCGAGTGTAAAGCCACTCTTAGCCGTGTCTTGGAACTGAAGCAAACCCTTTACACTCCATCGTACGGTGTTGTTCCGTGCTGCACTAGCCTTGAGAAACTGCTGCTTTATTTTGAGATCCTTGATCGCTCGCGAGAAGGTTTTATGCTTTCTGGGCAACTAATGGTAGGTGAGAGCAATGTGCCCCATTACCAGAACCTTCGTGTCTTCTACGCTAGGCTGGCTCCTGGCTACGTTAATCAGGAGGTGGTGAGGCTGTACTTGGCTGTGCTGAGTGATCGGACGCCTGAGAACCTTCATGCCTTCCTCATTTCTGCCCCTGGTAGTTTTGCAGAGACGGGAGCCACTAAAAACCTTCTGGACTCCATGGCTCGAAATGTGCGTCTGGATGCTTTGCAATTGCCTAAAGCCTGGATTAATGGCTCTGGCCTCCTGCAACACTTGAAGTTCAACAACCCTTTCTACTTCAGCTTTAGCCGATGCACCTTATCCGGTGGTCAGTTGATCCAGAGGGTTATGAATGGTGGGAAGGATCTTAAAAGCTTGACCAGTTTGAATCTCAGTGGCTGTATTCATTGTCTGGCTCCGGAATCCTTGTTTCGAAAAGCAGAGGATGACATTGACAGTAGCATTCTGGAAAGTCTGGTAGTGTCCTGCTGCAACCTGAGACACCTCAACCTCTCTGCAGCTCACCATCACAGCTCAAAAAACATAGGGAATCATTTGTGCCAGCTTCTGGCCAGACTAAAGCACCTACTCTCATTAGCACTACCAGTCTGCTCCATCTCAGATGTTGCTGCAAACATGGAAAAGCCTCCCATGCAGTCTAATGTGACGCCCCAAACATTAGGAAAGAAAGTCTGGATTGGGATACAGACATATTCAAATCAGAAGCCACAGTCTTCAGTATTCTGGGCTTTGATGGGAAGCCTTCCATTTCTGGAAAACTTGGAAATAATTGGGTCCAGTTTTTCCTCTGCCATGCCCCGCAACGAGCCAGCAATTCGGAACTCGTTGCCCCCTTGTGTCCGGGCACAAAGTGTGGGGGATTCGGAGGTAGCTGCCATTGGCCAATTGACTTATTTGCAAAGCCTCACCTTAGCACAGCTGCCAAATATCCTTACTGGCTCTGGGCTTGTTAGTATTGGATTGCAGTGCCAGCATTTGCGGACTCTTTCGTTGGCCAACCTGGGCATGATGGGGAACGTGGTCTATATGTCTGCTCTTATGgacatgctgaaacactgcaagtgTTTGAGAGATCTCAG GCTAGAACAGCCGTACTTCAGTGCGGGCGCCCAGTTCTTCCAGGCACTGAGTCATTGCTCTTCTCTCCAGCGGCTTTGCATCGTCTCCCGGAGTGGGACTCTGCAGTCTGACGCAGTGATGTCATTCATGGCCAACTGCCTTGAGGTCATCATGTGCCACATGTTTATGGGAGAATCTCTTACCGTTTGCAAAAATCTCCAGCAGTCTATTGTCCGGAG GTCTGAGGTTTTCAGGTGCTGCTCCGTGCATCTTGGGGCCTGCGGCCATGGGTTCAGCTGTGCGTTGCAGACGGAGCGACTTGGCGTTTAG
- the FBXL18 gene encoding F-box/LRR-repeat protein 18 isoform X1 — translation MEARGGRGGRGGVASRGSRVMAAPEEPCGSRAGGEPGREAAGLSGARGRRRARGAAAMFRCGEEIVSGESEEESSGVNLMEFSDEILLHILSYVPCTDLVLNVRRTCRKLATLCLDKSLTHTVLLQKDYKVNKDKVKQLMRDIGKEIYQLNMAGCYWLPSSSIDHITRCKNLVKLNLSGCHLTSLHLSKTLSMLQHLRSLAIDVNPGFDAGQLSSECKATLSRVLELKQTLYTPSYGVVPCCTSLEKLLLYFEILDRSREGFMLSGQLMVGESNVPHYQNLRVFYARLAPGYVNQEVVRLYLAVLSDRTPENLHAFLISAPGSFAETGATKNLLDSMARNVRLDALQLPKAWINGSGLLQHLKFNNPFYFSFSRCTLSGGQLIQRVMNGGKDLKSLTSLNLSGCIHCLAPESLFRKAEDDIDSSILESLVVSCCNLRHLNLSAAHHHSSKNIGNHLCQLLARLKHLLSLALPVCSISDVAANMEKPPMQSNVTPQTLGKKVWIGIQTYSNQKPQSSVFWALMGSLPFLENLEIIGSSFSSAMPRNEPAIRNSLPPCVRAQSVGDSEVAAIGQLTYLQSLTLAQLPNILTGSGLVSIGLQCQHLRTLSLANLGMMGNVVYMSALMDMLKHCKCLRDLRLEQPYFSAGAQFFQALSHCSSLQRLCIVSRSGTLQSDAVMSFMANCLEVIMCHMFMGESLTVCKNLQQSIVRSFQADRPALNVVIFPLLHEDLTEVIRDVPMRHLDEITLFKSRVAEEPPNLWW, via the exons AtggaggcgcggggcggccgaggAGGACGCGGAGGAGTGGCGAGCCGCGGAAGCCGGGTCATGGCAGCGCCGGAAGAGCCGTGCGGCAGCCgggccggcggggagccgggccgggaggcGGCTGGTTTGAGcggcgcccgggggcggcggcgggcccgcgGTGCCGCCGCCATGTTCCGCTGTGGAGAG gagatCGTAAGTGGGGAGAGTGAGGAAGAAAGTAGTGGTGTCAACTTGATGGAGTTTTCTGATGAGATCCTTTTGCACATCCTAAGCTACGTCCCTTGCACAGACCTTGTCCTGAATGTCAGGAGAACCTGCAGAAAACTTGCAACGCTCTGCCTTGACAAGAGTCTAACCCATACAGTTTTGCTTCAGAAAGACTACAAG GTAAACAAAGACAAAGTGAAGCAGCTGATGAGGGATATCGGAAAAGAGATTTACCAGCTGAACATGGCTGGGTGCTACTGGCTGCCCAGCTCCTCTATTGATCATATAACACGATGCAAGAACCTGGTAAAACTGAACTTGTCTGGGTGCCACCTCACCTCTCTCCACCTCTCAAAGACACTGTCCATGCTCCAGCACCTGCGCTCCCTGGCAATAGACGTCAATCCGGGTTTCGATGCTGGTCAACTAAGCAGCGAGTGTAAAGCCACTCTTAGCCGTGTCTTGGAACTGAAGCAAACCCTTTACACTCCATCGTACGGTGTTGTTCCGTGCTGCACTAGCCTTGAGAAACTGCTGCTTTATTTTGAGATCCTTGATCGCTCGCGAGAAGGTTTTATGCTTTCTGGGCAACTAATGGTAGGTGAGAGCAATGTGCCCCATTACCAGAACCTTCGTGTCTTCTACGCTAGGCTGGCTCCTGGCTACGTTAATCAGGAGGTGGTGAGGCTGTACTTGGCTGTGCTGAGTGATCGGACGCCTGAGAACCTTCATGCCTTCCTCATTTCTGCCCCTGGTAGTTTTGCAGAGACGGGAGCCACTAAAAACCTTCTGGACTCCATGGCTCGAAATGTGCGTCTGGATGCTTTGCAATTGCCTAAAGCCTGGATTAATGGCTCTGGCCTCCTGCAACACTTGAAGTTCAACAACCCTTTCTACTTCAGCTTTAGCCGATGCACCTTATCCGGTGGTCAGTTGATCCAGAGGGTTATGAATGGTGGGAAGGATCTTAAAAGCTTGACCAGTTTGAATCTCAGTGGCTGTATTCATTGTCTGGCTCCGGAATCCTTGTTTCGAAAAGCAGAGGATGACATTGACAGTAGCATTCTGGAAAGTCTGGTAGTGTCCTGCTGCAACCTGAGACACCTCAACCTCTCTGCAGCTCACCATCACAGCTCAAAAAACATAGGGAATCATTTGTGCCAGCTTCTGGCCAGACTAAAGCACCTACTCTCATTAGCACTACCAGTCTGCTCCATCTCAGATGTTGCTGCAAACATGGAAAAGCCTCCCATGCAGTCTAATGTGACGCCCCAAACATTAGGAAAGAAAGTCTGGATTGGGATACAGACATATTCAAATCAGAAGCCACAGTCTTCAGTATTCTGGGCTTTGATGGGAAGCCTTCCATTTCTGGAAAACTTGGAAATAATTGGGTCCAGTTTTTCCTCTGCCATGCCCCGCAACGAGCCAGCAATTCGGAACTCGTTGCCCCCTTGTGTCCGGGCACAAAGTGTGGGGGATTCGGAGGTAGCTGCCATTGGCCAATTGACTTATTTGCAAAGCCTCACCTTAGCACAGCTGCCAAATATCCTTACTGGCTCTGGGCTTGTTAGTATTGGATTGCAGTGCCAGCATTTGCGGACTCTTTCGTTGGCCAACCTGGGCATGATGGGGAACGTGGTCTATATGTCTGCTCTTATGgacatgctgaaacactgcaagtgTTTGAGAGATCTCAG GCTAGAACAGCCGTACTTCAGTGCGGGCGCCCAGTTCTTCCAGGCACTGAGTCATTGCTCTTCTCTCCAGCGGCTTTGCATCGTCTCCCGGAGTGGGACTCTGCAGTCTGACGCAGTGATGTCATTCATGGCCAACTGCCTTGAGGTCATCATGTGCCACATGTTTATGGGAGAATCTCTTACCGTTTGCAAAAATCTCCAGCAGTCTATTGTCCGGAG TTTCCAGGCAGACCGCCCTGCATTAAATGTCGTCATTTTCCCTCTGCTTCATGAGGACTTGACAGAGGTCATCAGAGATGTCCCCATGAGGCACTTGGATGAAATTACCTTGTTTAAAAgcagagtggccgaggagcctcCCAACCTGTGGTGGTGA
- the FBXL18 gene encoding F-box/LRR-repeat protein 18 isoform X5 yields MRDIGKEIYQLNMAGCYWLPSSSIDHITRCKNLVKLNLSGCHLTSLHLSKTLSMLQHLRSLAIDVNPGFDAGQLSSECKATLSRVLELKQTLYTPSYGVVPCCTSLEKLLLYFEILDRSREGFMLSGQLMVGESNVPHYQNLRVFYARLAPGYVNQEVVRLYLAVLSDRTPENLHAFLISAPGSFAETGATKNLLDSMARNVRLDALQLPKAWINGSGLLQHLKFNNPFYFSFSRCTLSGGQLIQRVMNGGKDLKSLTSLNLSGCIHCLAPESLFRKAEDDIDSSILESLVVSCCNLRHLNLSAAHHHSSKNIGNHLCQLLARLKHLLSLALPVCSISDVAANMEKPPMQSNVTPQTLGKKVWIGIQTYSNQKPQSSVFWALMGSLPFLENLEIIGSSFSSAMPRNEPAIRNSLPPCVRAQSVGDSEVAAIGQLTYLQSLTLAQLPNILTGSGLVSIGLQCQHLRTLSLANLGMMGNVVYMSALMDMLKHCKCLRDLRLEQPYFSAGAQFFQALSHCSSLQRLCIVSRSGTLQSDAVMSFMANCLEVIMCHMFMGESLTVCKNLQQSIVRSFQADRPALNVVIFPLLHEDLTEVIRDVPMRHLDEITLFKSRVAEEPPNLWW; encoded by the exons ATGAGGGATATCGGAAAAGAGATTTACCAGCTGAACATGGCTGGGTGCTACTGGCTGCCCAGCTCCTCTATTGATCATATAACACGATGCAAGAACCTGGTAAAACTGAACTTGTCTGGGTGCCACCTCACCTCTCTCCACCTCTCAAAGACACTGTCCATGCTCCAGCACCTGCGCTCCCTGGCAATAGACGTCAATCCGGGTTTCGATGCTGGTCAACTAAGCAGCGAGTGTAAAGCCACTCTTAGCCGTGTCTTGGAACTGAAGCAAACCCTTTACACTCCATCGTACGGTGTTGTTCCGTGCTGCACTAGCCTTGAGAAACTGCTGCTTTATTTTGAGATCCTTGATCGCTCGCGAGAAGGTTTTATGCTTTCTGGGCAACTAATGGTAGGTGAGAGCAATGTGCCCCATTACCAGAACCTTCGTGTCTTCTACGCTAGGCTGGCTCCTGGCTACGTTAATCAGGAGGTGGTGAGGCTGTACTTGGCTGTGCTGAGTGATCGGACGCCTGAGAACCTTCATGCCTTCCTCATTTCTGCCCCTGGTAGTTTTGCAGAGACGGGAGCCACTAAAAACCTTCTGGACTCCATGGCTCGAAATGTGCGTCTGGATGCTTTGCAATTGCCTAAAGCCTGGATTAATGGCTCTGGCCTCCTGCAACACTTGAAGTTCAACAACCCTTTCTACTTCAGCTTTAGCCGATGCACCTTATCCGGTGGTCAGTTGATCCAGAGGGTTATGAATGGTGGGAAGGATCTTAAAAGCTTGACCAGTTTGAATCTCAGTGGCTGTATTCATTGTCTGGCTCCGGAATCCTTGTTTCGAAAAGCAGAGGATGACATTGACAGTAGCATTCTGGAAAGTCTGGTAGTGTCCTGCTGCAACCTGAGACACCTCAACCTCTCTGCAGCTCACCATCACAGCTCAAAAAACATAGGGAATCATTTGTGCCAGCTTCTGGCCAGACTAAAGCACCTACTCTCATTAGCACTACCAGTCTGCTCCATCTCAGATGTTGCTGCAAACATGGAAAAGCCTCCCATGCAGTCTAATGTGACGCCCCAAACATTAGGAAAGAAAGTCTGGATTGGGATACAGACATATTCAAATCAGAAGCCACAGTCTTCAGTATTCTGGGCTTTGATGGGAAGCCTTCCATTTCTGGAAAACTTGGAAATAATTGGGTCCAGTTTTTCCTCTGCCATGCCCCGCAACGAGCCAGCAATTCGGAACTCGTTGCCCCCTTGTGTCCGGGCACAAAGTGTGGGGGATTCGGAGGTAGCTGCCATTGGCCAATTGACTTATTTGCAAAGCCTCACCTTAGCACAGCTGCCAAATATCCTTACTGGCTCTGGGCTTGTTAGTATTGGATTGCAGTGCCAGCATTTGCGGACTCTTTCGTTGGCCAACCTGGGCATGATGGGGAACGTGGTCTATATGTCTGCTCTTATGgacatgctgaaacactgcaagtgTTTGAGAGATCTCAG GCTAGAACAGCCGTACTTCAGTGCGGGCGCCCAGTTCTTCCAGGCACTGAGTCATTGCTCTTCTCTCCAGCGGCTTTGCATCGTCTCCCGGAGTGGGACTCTGCAGTCTGACGCAGTGATGTCATTCATGGCCAACTGCCTTGAGGTCATCATGTGCCACATGTTTATGGGAGAATCTCTTACCGTTTGCAAAAATCTCCAGCAGTCTATTGTCCGGAG TTTCCAGGCAGACCGCCCTGCATTAAATGTCGTCATTTTCCCTCTGCTTCATGAGGACTTGACAGAGGTCATCAGAGATGTCCCCATGAGGCACTTGGATGAAATTACCTTGTTTAAAAgcagagtggccgaggagcctcCCAACCTGTGGTGGTGA
- the FBXL18 gene encoding F-box/LRR-repeat protein 18 isoform X3, whose translation MEARGGRGGRGGVASRGSRVMAAPEEPCGSRAGGEPGREAAGLSGARGRRRARGAAAMFRCGEEIVSGESEEESSGVNLMEFSDEILLHILSYVPCTDLVLNVRRTCRKLATLCLDKSLTHTVLLQKDYKVNKDKVKQLMRDIGKEIYQLNMAGCYWLPSSSIDHITRCKNLVKLNLSGCHLTSLHLSKTLSMLQHLRSLAIDVNPGFDAGQLSSECKATLSRVLELKQTLYTPSYGVVPCCTSLEKLLLYFEILDRSREGFMLSGQLMVGESNVPHYQNLRVFYARLAPGYVNQEVVRLYLAVLSDRTPENLHAFLISAPGSFAETGATKNLLDSMARNVRLDALQLPKAWINGSGLLQHLKFNNPFYFSFSRCTLSGGQLIQRVMNGGKDLKSLTSLNLSGCIHCLAPESLFRKAEDDIDSSILESLVVSCCNLRHLNLSAAHHHSSKNIGNHLCQLLARLKHLLSLALPVCSISDVAANMEKPPMQSNVTPQTLGKKVWIGIQTYSNQKPQSSVFWALMGSLPFLENLEIIGSSFSSAMPRNEPAIRNSLPPCVRAQSVGDSEVAAIGQLTYLQSLTLAQLPNILTGSGLVSIGLQCQHLRTLSLANLGMMGNVVYMSALMDMLKHCKCLRDLRLEQPYFSAGAQFFQALSHCSSLQRLCIVSRSGTLQSDAVMSFMANCLEVIMCHMFMGESLTVCKNLQQSIVRSSMDDSSQLLKPGPLYIHIQMKTLSETSL comes from the exons AtggaggcgcggggcggccgaggAGGACGCGGAGGAGTGGCGAGCCGCGGAAGCCGGGTCATGGCAGCGCCGGAAGAGCCGTGCGGCAGCCgggccggcggggagccgggccgggaggcGGCTGGTTTGAGcggcgcccgggggcggcggcgggcccgcgGTGCCGCCGCCATGTTCCGCTGTGGAGAG gagatCGTAAGTGGGGAGAGTGAGGAAGAAAGTAGTGGTGTCAACTTGATGGAGTTTTCTGATGAGATCCTTTTGCACATCCTAAGCTACGTCCCTTGCACAGACCTTGTCCTGAATGTCAGGAGAACCTGCAGAAAACTTGCAACGCTCTGCCTTGACAAGAGTCTAACCCATACAGTTTTGCTTCAGAAAGACTACAAG GTAAACAAAGACAAAGTGAAGCAGCTGATGAGGGATATCGGAAAAGAGATTTACCAGCTGAACATGGCTGGGTGCTACTGGCTGCCCAGCTCCTCTATTGATCATATAACACGATGCAAGAACCTGGTAAAACTGAACTTGTCTGGGTGCCACCTCACCTCTCTCCACCTCTCAAAGACACTGTCCATGCTCCAGCACCTGCGCTCCCTGGCAATAGACGTCAATCCGGGTTTCGATGCTGGTCAACTAAGCAGCGAGTGTAAAGCCACTCTTAGCCGTGTCTTGGAACTGAAGCAAACCCTTTACACTCCATCGTACGGTGTTGTTCCGTGCTGCACTAGCCTTGAGAAACTGCTGCTTTATTTTGAGATCCTTGATCGCTCGCGAGAAGGTTTTATGCTTTCTGGGCAACTAATGGTAGGTGAGAGCAATGTGCCCCATTACCAGAACCTTCGTGTCTTCTACGCTAGGCTGGCTCCTGGCTACGTTAATCAGGAGGTGGTGAGGCTGTACTTGGCTGTGCTGAGTGATCGGACGCCTGAGAACCTTCATGCCTTCCTCATTTCTGCCCCTGGTAGTTTTGCAGAGACGGGAGCCACTAAAAACCTTCTGGACTCCATGGCTCGAAATGTGCGTCTGGATGCTTTGCAATTGCCTAAAGCCTGGATTAATGGCTCTGGCCTCCTGCAACACTTGAAGTTCAACAACCCTTTCTACTTCAGCTTTAGCCGATGCACCTTATCCGGTGGTCAGTTGATCCAGAGGGTTATGAATGGTGGGAAGGATCTTAAAAGCTTGACCAGTTTGAATCTCAGTGGCTGTATTCATTGTCTGGCTCCGGAATCCTTGTTTCGAAAAGCAGAGGATGACATTGACAGTAGCATTCTGGAAAGTCTGGTAGTGTCCTGCTGCAACCTGAGACACCTCAACCTCTCTGCAGCTCACCATCACAGCTCAAAAAACATAGGGAATCATTTGTGCCAGCTTCTGGCCAGACTAAAGCACCTACTCTCATTAGCACTACCAGTCTGCTCCATCTCAGATGTTGCTGCAAACATGGAAAAGCCTCCCATGCAGTCTAATGTGACGCCCCAAACATTAGGAAAGAAAGTCTGGATTGGGATACAGACATATTCAAATCAGAAGCCACAGTCTTCAGTATTCTGGGCTTTGATGGGAAGCCTTCCATTTCTGGAAAACTTGGAAATAATTGGGTCCAGTTTTTCCTCTGCCATGCCCCGCAACGAGCCAGCAATTCGGAACTCGTTGCCCCCTTGTGTCCGGGCACAAAGTGTGGGGGATTCGGAGGTAGCTGCCATTGGCCAATTGACTTATTTGCAAAGCCTCACCTTAGCACAGCTGCCAAATATCCTTACTGGCTCTGGGCTTGTTAGTATTGGATTGCAGTGCCAGCATTTGCGGACTCTTTCGTTGGCCAACCTGGGCATGATGGGGAACGTGGTCTATATGTCTGCTCTTATGgacatgctgaaacactgcaagtgTTTGAGAGATCTCAG GCTAGAACAGCCGTACTTCAGTGCGGGCGCCCAGTTCTTCCAGGCACTGAGTCATTGCTCTTCTCTCCAGCGGCTTTGCATCGTCTCCCGGAGTGGGACTCTGCAGTCTGACGCAGTGATGTCATTCATGGCCAACTGCCTTGAGGTCATCATGTGCCACATGTTTATGGGAGAATCTCTTACCGTTTGCAAAAATCTCCAGCAGTCTATTGTCCGGAG CTCCATGgatgactccagccagctgctgaagccaggCCCACTCTATATCCACATCCAAATGAAGACACTTTCAGAGACCTCCTTGTAA
- the FBXL18 gene encoding F-box/LRR-repeat protein 18 isoform X4, which produces MEARGGRGGRGGVASRGSRVMAAPEEPCGSRAGGEPGREAAGLSGARGRRRARGAAAMFRCGEEIVSGESEEESSGVNLMEFSDEILLHILSYVPCTDLVLNVRRTCRKLATLCLDKSLTHTVLLQKDYKVNKDKVKQLMRDIGKEIYQLNMAGCYWLPSSSIDHITRCKNLVKLNLSGCHLTSLHLSKTLSMLQHLRSLAIDVNPGFDAGQLSSECKATLSRVLELKQTLYTPSYGVVPCCTSLEKLLLYFEILDRSREGFMLSGQLMVGESNVPHYQNLRVFYARLAPGYVNQEVVRLYLAVLSDRTPENLHAFLISAPGSFAETGATKNLLDSMARNVRLDALQLPKAWINGSGLLQHLKFNNPFYFSFSRCTLSGGQLIQRVMNGGKDLKSLTSLNLSGCIHCLAPESLFRKAEDDIDSSILESLVVSCCNLRHLNLSAAHHHSSKNIGNHLCQLLARLKHLLSLALPVCSISDVAANMEKPPMQSNVTPQTLGKKVWIGIQTYSNQKPQSSVFWALMGSLPFLENLEIIGSSFSSAMPRNEPAIRNSLPPCVRAQSVGDSEVAAIGQLTYLQSLTLAQLPNILTGSGLVSIGLQCQHLRTLSLANLGMMGNVVYMSALMDMLKHCKCLRDLRLEQPYFSAGAQFFQALSHCSSLQRLCIVSRSGTLQSDAVMSFMANCLEVIMCHMFMGESLTVCKNLQQSIVRR; this is translated from the exons AtggaggcgcggggcggccgaggAGGACGCGGAGGAGTGGCGAGCCGCGGAAGCCGGGTCATGGCAGCGCCGGAAGAGCCGTGCGGCAGCCgggccggcggggagccgggccgggaggcGGCTGGTTTGAGcggcgcccgggggcggcggcgggcccgcgGTGCCGCCGCCATGTTCCGCTGTGGAGAG gagatCGTAAGTGGGGAGAGTGAGGAAGAAAGTAGTGGTGTCAACTTGATGGAGTTTTCTGATGAGATCCTTTTGCACATCCTAAGCTACGTCCCTTGCACAGACCTTGTCCTGAATGTCAGGAGAACCTGCAGAAAACTTGCAACGCTCTGCCTTGACAAGAGTCTAACCCATACAGTTTTGCTTCAGAAAGACTACAAG GTAAACAAAGACAAAGTGAAGCAGCTGATGAGGGATATCGGAAAAGAGATTTACCAGCTGAACATGGCTGGGTGCTACTGGCTGCCCAGCTCCTCTATTGATCATATAACACGATGCAAGAACCTGGTAAAACTGAACTTGTCTGGGTGCCACCTCACCTCTCTCCACCTCTCAAAGACACTGTCCATGCTCCAGCACCTGCGCTCCCTGGCAATAGACGTCAATCCGGGTTTCGATGCTGGTCAACTAAGCAGCGAGTGTAAAGCCACTCTTAGCCGTGTCTTGGAACTGAAGCAAACCCTTTACACTCCATCGTACGGTGTTGTTCCGTGCTGCACTAGCCTTGAGAAACTGCTGCTTTATTTTGAGATCCTTGATCGCTCGCGAGAAGGTTTTATGCTTTCTGGGCAACTAATGGTAGGTGAGAGCAATGTGCCCCATTACCAGAACCTTCGTGTCTTCTACGCTAGGCTGGCTCCTGGCTACGTTAATCAGGAGGTGGTGAGGCTGTACTTGGCTGTGCTGAGTGATCGGACGCCTGAGAACCTTCATGCCTTCCTCATTTCTGCCCCTGGTAGTTTTGCAGAGACGGGAGCCACTAAAAACCTTCTGGACTCCATGGCTCGAAATGTGCGTCTGGATGCTTTGCAATTGCCTAAAGCCTGGATTAATGGCTCTGGCCTCCTGCAACACTTGAAGTTCAACAACCCTTTCTACTTCAGCTTTAGCCGATGCACCTTATCCGGTGGTCAGTTGATCCAGAGGGTTATGAATGGTGGGAAGGATCTTAAAAGCTTGACCAGTTTGAATCTCAGTGGCTGTATTCATTGTCTGGCTCCGGAATCCTTGTTTCGAAAAGCAGAGGATGACATTGACAGTAGCATTCTGGAAAGTCTGGTAGTGTCCTGCTGCAACCTGAGACACCTCAACCTCTCTGCAGCTCACCATCACAGCTCAAAAAACATAGGGAATCATTTGTGCCAGCTTCTGGCCAGACTAAAGCACCTACTCTCATTAGCACTACCAGTCTGCTCCATCTCAGATGTTGCTGCAAACATGGAAAAGCCTCCCATGCAGTCTAATGTGACGCCCCAAACATTAGGAAAGAAAGTCTGGATTGGGATACAGACATATTCAAATCAGAAGCCACAGTCTTCAGTATTCTGGGCTTTGATGGGAAGCCTTCCATTTCTGGAAAACTTGGAAATAATTGGGTCCAGTTTTTCCTCTGCCATGCCCCGCAACGAGCCAGCAATTCGGAACTCGTTGCCCCCTTGTGTCCGGGCACAAAGTGTGGGGGATTCGGAGGTAGCTGCCATTGGCCAATTGACTTATTTGCAAAGCCTCACCTTAGCACAGCTGCCAAATATCCTTACTGGCTCTGGGCTTGTTAGTATTGGATTGCAGTGCCAGCATTTGCGGACTCTTTCGTTGGCCAACCTGGGCATGATGGGGAACGTGGTCTATATGTCTGCTCTTATGgacatgctgaaacactgcaagtgTTTGAGAGATCTCAG GCTAGAACAGCCGTACTTCAGTGCGGGCGCCCAGTTCTTCCAGGCACTGAGTCATTGCTCTTCTCTCCAGCGGCTTTGCATCGTCTCCCGGAGTGGGACTCTGCAGTCTGACGCAGTGATGTCATTCATGGCCAACTGCCTTGAGGTCATCATGTGCCACATGTTTATGGGAGAATCTCTTACCGTTTGCAAAAATCTCCAGCAGTCTATTGTCCGGAG